GATATCCAACGATAACATGGAGGTGATCCATACACCTAAAAGGGATAATTTGTGGTCGGTTCAGACACCCCAAACATTTCAATATGACCTGATCCTAGAAGCATACAATCATCAGCAGCCTAAAGATTCAACAGCCACTGATGACGCCATGATTCTTGAAGCTCTGGGACATACGGTAAAGATCATCCATGGTAGCTACAACAATATTAAAATTACCACACCGGAGGACTTAATTGTGGCGGAGGAAATTTTAAAAACAAGAAGGGAAGGCAGATAAAATGAGAGTAGGAATCGGTTATGATGTTCATAAATTAGTGGCAGATAGAAAACTAATCATTGGCGGTGTCCATATTCCCTATGAAAAGGGGCTTTTAGGCCATTCCGATGCAGATGTTTTGCTCCATGCCATTAAGGATGCCATTCTGGGTGCGGCGGCTTTAGGCGATATCGGAAAGCACTTTCCAGATACGGACGAAAGATATAAAGGAGCCAATAGCCTGGAACTTTTAAAAGAAGTATCCAATCTGATAAAAAGCAAAGGCTATAAGATCCATAATTTAGATGCCACAATTATTGCACAAAAACCTAAAATGGCATCGCATATAGAGCAGATGAGAGCCAATATTGCAGCCGCCATAAATGTTGATATGGACAGCGTTAACGTGAAGGCTACAACTACGGAAGGGTTAGGCTTTGTAGGGGTAGGAGAAGGAATCGCTGCCAACGCAATCGCTAGTATTATTAAAGCATAAGATTCTTGTATAAATTTGATCCTCCTCGCCTTTACCATATTGACATTATATGAATTATTGGTTATTCTATTAAGAAGAATAAAATAAAAAACATACTTGGATGATACTGAGTACTTCAATCTAAGCAAAGTAAGGTTTTATAGGATTGAAGAATATCTATAAATCTATGATGGGAAATAGTAAAAAAGGATGCTTTCCAGAGAGAAAACCATTGGTGGAAGGTTTTTAAGCTTTAATTTTTGAACCAGTCCTTGAGTGAAGAGTTGAAAAAAAGTAGATTCTTCCGGTTCGTGCCGTTATACGATGAAGGGAACCTTTTGGGTTAATTAGAGTGGTACCGCGGGTGAATACAGTCTCTCGTCTCTATTGTTTATAGAGATGGGGGATTTTTTTGTTGGGCTAAATAATAGAAGGGAGAAATGAAAATGTCTAAAAAAGAGAAACAATTTGTTGAAGAAATTACGCCAATGGAAGTAGATTTTGCACAATGGTATACGGATGTTATTAAAAAAACAGATTTGGTAGATTATTCCCCAGTGAAAGGTTTTATGGTAATTAAGCCTTATGGCTATGCAATCTGGGAAAATATTCAAAATTACATGGATAAAAGATTCAAGGAAACAGGGCACAAAAACTGCTACTTTCCACTGTTGATTCCTGAGAGCTTACTGAAGAAGGAAGCGGAGCACGTAGAAGGGTTTGCACCAGAGGTAGCCTGGGTTACACATGGGGGAAATGAAGAGCTAGCAGAAAGACTTTGTGTTCGCCCTACCTCTGAAACCATTATTTGTGAAATGTACTCTAAATGGTTAACTTCGTATAGAGATTTACCATTCCTATATAACCAATGGTGTAGTGTTGTTCGTTGGGAAAAGAGCACAAGACCATTCCTAAGAACCTCTGAGTTCCTATGGCAGGAAGGGCATACACTTCACGAGACCTATGAAGAAGCCCAAGCAGAAACCCTGCAAATGTTAAACATCTATAGAGAAACTGCTGAAAATTTATTGGCGATGCCTGTTGTAATCGGACAAAAAAGTGAAAAAGAGAAGTTTGCTGGTGCCTATGCAACGTATACCATGGAAGCCCTAATGCATGATGGAAAAGCACTTCAAGCAGGTACTTCTCACAACCTAGGTCAACATTTTACGACTGCGTTTGATATTACTTATTCCGATAGAAATGGAGAGCTAAAGCATCCTTACCATACTTCTTGGGGAGTTTCTACCAGATTGATCGGGGGCATCATCATGGTCCATGGAGATAATAGAGGCTTGGTACTGCCTCCTGGAATTGCACCTACTCAAGTTGTAATTGTACCAGTAGCATCTCATAAGGAAGGCGTTTTAGATAAAGCCAATGAACTACGCGATCGATTAAAGGATAAGTTCAGAGTAGAGCTGGATGATCGCGATAACTATTCTCCAGGTTGGAAGTTTAACGAGTGGGAAATGAAAGGTGTTCCAATCAGAATCGAGATTGGACCTAGAGATATCGAGAATAATCAAGCTATGTTATTTAGAAGAGATGAGCTAGAAAAAGACGCCGTATCCCTAGACGATTTAGAAGAAGCTGTAGAGAAACTGCTAGAGGATATTAACAACAATTTATTATACAAGGCGAAGATGATGCGGGACGAAAAGACCTATATTGTAAAAACCTTCGATGAAATGAAAGAGGTTATGGAGATTAAACCTGGTTTTGTTAAAGCAATGTGGTGTGGAGAAAGAGCATGTGAAGAGCATGTGAAAGCCGAAACTGGTGTTACCATCAGATGTATTCCTTTTGAGCAGGAAAACCTAGGCCATACTTGTGCATTCTGCGGCAAAGAAGCAAAACATATGGTATATCTAGCGAAAGCATATTAGGAGCTGCCCTAGAAAGATCATTTGGGATTAGCTTATGCTCCCTCCAATCGCTCATAGATAAATTCTAGAAGCCAAGGGATATCCAATATATATTAAGATATTCCTTGGCTTCTATTTGTAAATTTAGGTATCGTTGAAGGAGATCCTTTTGTATAAAGCCCATCATATGTGGTAAAATAACAAATAAAACCGAGTGAGGTGTAAACATGAAAAACAAAGGCTTGATTCAATGTATCACAATCCTAGTGATTTTTATTTCCATATTTAATATTGTTGCCTATGCAGACAATACCGTTGTTGTAACCTTAGGAAAAAACTTGAATGAATCTCAACGAAATCAAATATTGGATCTTTTTAATGTATCGGAAGGAGCAGTAACCATCATAGAGGTTAACAACCAAGAGGAAAGAGCTTACTTAGAGGGGATTGCCACGGAGGCTCAGCTTGGGAAAATAACCATGTCCTCAGCATATGTAGAAATTTTAGAGGAAGGTTCAGGAATCCAGGTAGAAACCTATAATATTTCTTGGGTGACCAAGGAAATGTATCAGAGTGCATTGGTTACTGCAGGGGTAAAGGATGCTAAGGTTATTGCAGCAGCCCCATTCCCAGTTTCAGGGACAGGAGCGTTGACGGGCATATTGAAGGCATTTGAAAAGGCGACGGGTAAAAAGATCAGCGAAGAACAAAAAAAGGTAGCCAATGAGGAAGTATTCCAAACTGGAAGATTAGGGGAGCAAATCGGTCAAGAGAAGGCAGCAGAATTGATTAAGGTTGTAAAGGAAGAAGTCATTGAAAAAAGGTTGAAAAACAACGAGGAAATAAAGAAAGTCGTTGTAGATATGGCAGGTCGCTTAGATATTAACCTAAATATGGAGCAAATCGAAGAGATTTCTAAGCTGATGGAAAAAATAAATAAACTGAATTTAAATATGAAAGAGGTCCGCCAGCAGCTGAAGGGCATCGGTGAGAAGATTGACCAAACCATCAAGGATAATGAAGAAGTGAAATCTTTACTCCAAAAAATCATCGAGATGATAGGGAATTTATTCCGTTCTCTATTTGGTAAATTTACGAATAAATAGAGGCACCGTGCGTAACCTTTTCTTGATTGAAACTAGGGAATGGGTTATAATAATATGATATTATAGGCTAAATTGGAGGGATAAAATGTCTGTACGAGTGAGATTTGCACCGAGTCCGACTGGGTTTGTACATATAGGAAGCTTAAGAACAGCATTGTATAATTATTTATTTGCAAAGAAGTCCAATGGAAAGTATATTTTGAGAGTAG
Above is a genomic segment from Alkaliphilus oremlandii OhILAs containing:
- a CDS encoding DUF1002 domain-containing protein, with the translated sequence MKNKGLIQCITILVIFISIFNIVAYADNTVVVTLGKNLNESQRNQILDLFNVSEGAVTIIEVNNQEERAYLEGIATEAQLGKITMSSAYVEILEEGSGIQVETYNISWVTKEMYQSALVTAGVKDAKVIAAAPFPVSGTGALTGILKAFEKATGKKISEEQKKVANEEVFQTGRLGEQIGQEKAAELIKVVKEEVIEKRLKNNEEIKKVVVDMAGRLDINLNMEQIEEISKLMEKINKLNLNMKEVRQQLKGIGEKIDQTIKDNEEVKSLLQKIIEMIGNLFRSLFGKFTNK
- the proS gene encoding proline--tRNA ligase is translated as MSKKEKQFVEEITPMEVDFAQWYTDVIKKTDLVDYSPVKGFMVIKPYGYAIWENIQNYMDKRFKETGHKNCYFPLLIPESLLKKEAEHVEGFAPEVAWVTHGGNEELAERLCVRPTSETIICEMYSKWLTSYRDLPFLYNQWCSVVRWEKSTRPFLRTSEFLWQEGHTLHETYEEAQAETLQMLNIYRETAENLLAMPVVIGQKSEKEKFAGAYATYTMEALMHDGKALQAGTSHNLGQHFTTAFDITYSDRNGELKHPYHTSWGVSTRLIGGIIMVHGDNRGLVLPPGIAPTQVVIVPVASHKEGVLDKANELRDRLKDKFRVELDDRDNYSPGWKFNEWEMKGVPIRIEIGPRDIENNQAMLFRRDELEKDAVSLDDLEEAVEKLLEDINNNLLYKAKMMRDEKTYIVKTFDEMKEVMEIKPGFVKAMWCGERACEEHVKAETGVTIRCIPFEQENLGHTCAFCGKEAKHMVYLAKAY
- the ispF gene encoding 2-C-methyl-D-erythritol 2,4-cyclodiphosphate synthase; the encoded protein is MRVGIGYDVHKLVADRKLIIGGVHIPYEKGLLGHSDADVLLHAIKDAILGAAALGDIGKHFPDTDERYKGANSLELLKEVSNLIKSKGYKIHNLDATIIAQKPKMASHIEQMRANIAAAINVDMDSVNVKATTTEGLGFVGVGEGIAANAIASIIKA